Proteins co-encoded in one Desulfovibrio inopinatus DSM 10711 genomic window:
- the radA gene encoding DNA repair protein RadA, which produces MKKKTVYYCSECGARSPIWKGQCPGCQQWNTLEERQETPVRAGRTLPPGLSSSKPVSLVDHPDADHVAYSTSIDELDAVLGGGLVPGGAVLLGGEPGIGKSTILLQLCAKVSREGRRAVYVSGEESLSQIKGRARRLDILEDGIQALATNDAEAAVNIIENESPDLIIIDSVQTMASRDVDGHAGSVSQVRTVSQMLIERTKASGTTLILVGHVTKDGQIAGPKLVEHMVDTVLYLEGDRRHLFRILRVLKNRFGPSDELLVMEMGGTGLTPVPDPSTYFLEDRDDSLSGSAVVMTLEGRRPFAVEVQALASKTYLAIPRRTALGFDQNRLHLLLAVIEKRLGVNLGQSDIYTKIGGGLKMNDPGLDLGIVAAVLSSFFDRPLPQGALFWGEIDLNGRIRPVEGGEIRVKQAKRLGYKPLFHPGMGKKNVATLTDLYGMLFE; this is translated from the coding sequence ATGAAAAAGAAGACCGTGTATTATTGCAGTGAATGTGGAGCGCGTTCACCCATTTGGAAGGGGCAATGTCCAGGATGCCAACAGTGGAATACCTTGGAGGAACGCCAGGAAACGCCTGTTCGTGCAGGGAGGACGCTTCCTCCTGGTTTGTCTTCTTCAAAGCCCGTTTCGCTCGTTGATCATCCCGATGCCGATCATGTTGCGTATTCAACAAGCATCGACGAACTCGACGCTGTGCTTGGTGGGGGGCTTGTCCCTGGTGGAGCCGTCTTGCTCGGCGGAGAACCAGGGATAGGTAAATCAACAATCTTGTTGCAGCTCTGCGCGAAAGTGAGCCGAGAAGGGCGTCGTGCTGTCTATGTGTCCGGAGAAGAATCGCTGTCACAAATTAAAGGGAGAGCTCGCCGGCTTGATATTTTGGAAGACGGTATTCAGGCACTGGCAACCAATGATGCTGAAGCCGCCGTCAATATCATTGAAAACGAATCCCCCGACCTCATCATTATCGATTCGGTGCAAACAATGGCATCACGCGATGTTGATGGACATGCAGGAAGTGTGTCGCAGGTTCGTACAGTCTCCCAAATGCTTATCGAGCGGACAAAAGCTTCCGGGACGACGCTGATTCTTGTCGGCCATGTCACCAAAGACGGTCAAATCGCCGGGCCCAAACTCGTTGAGCACATGGTGGATACGGTGTTGTATCTTGAAGGTGATCGGCGTCATCTCTTCCGCATTCTCCGTGTACTCAAGAATCGTTTCGGACCGAGCGATGAATTGTTGGTCATGGAGATGGGGGGGACCGGCTTGACACCGGTGCCCGATCCCTCAACCTATTTTTTGGAGGATCGAGACGACTCCCTCTCCGGATCGGCTGTGGTCATGACCCTGGAAGGCCGGCGACCGTTTGCCGTAGAAGTTCAGGCTCTGGCCAGCAAAACCTATCTCGCCATTCCTCGCCGAACAGCGCTTGGATTCGACCAAAATCGACTCCATCTTCTCCTCGCCGTCATTGAAAAACGTCTCGGCGTCAATCTTGGACAAAGTGACATCTATACTAAAATTGGCGGCGGCCTCAAAATGAACGATCCCGGTCTCGACCTTGGCATTGTGGCGGCTGTTCTTTCCTCGTTTTTTGATCGTCCTCTCCCACAAGGCGCGCTTTTCTGGGGAGAAATCGACCTCAACGGCCGTATACGACCCGTCGAAGGTGGAGAAATCCGCGTGAAACAAGCCAAACGCCTTGGCTACAAGCCATTGTTTCATCCTGGTATGGGAAAGAAAAATGTGGCAACGCTGACAGATTTATACGGAATGTTGTTTGAGTAG
- the cysS gene encoding cysteine--tRNA ligase encodes MQLFNSMTKKKEAFTPLVPGRVGLYACGITAYDYCHIGHARSSVVFDTLVRYLRKIGNTVTFVRNFTDIDDKIIKRAARENTTERDIADTYIQAFYDDMDALRIQRADHEPKATEFVQEMIDLAATLIERGHAYATPSGDVYFRVRSFDGYGKLSGRNIEEMRSGARIAPGEEKEDPLDFALWKGAKPGEPTWESPWGPGRPGWHLECSAMSEKLLGIPFDIHGGGQDLLFPHHENELAQSEAATGKEFARFWVHNGFVQINSEKMSKSLGNFITIRDIFKLYLPEVLRFFLLTTHYRSPLDYSDAALSEAEKGIKRIYQTLAAIDEASKRTKWSGTPLPDDMRQEYETHKAAITESLEDDLNTAAALGHIFSLVRLAGRILDDKALKKSGQAKDLTLEIRDTIRGLADVFAVFDTPPAEFLENLKSSRAKRHNIDPAAVEALIQKRQDARKAKDFAASDAIRDELAAMHVEVKDTPEGTVWDVM; translated from the coding sequence ATGCAGCTTTTCAATTCCATGACCAAAAAGAAAGAAGCCTTCACCCCACTTGTTCCGGGGCGCGTCGGGTTGTATGCCTGCGGCATCACGGCCTATGACTACTGCCATATTGGTCATGCACGTTCATCCGTGGTTTTCGATACCTTGGTGCGGTATCTGCGAAAAATCGGAAACACGGTCACCTTTGTTCGCAATTTCACCGACATCGACGACAAGATCATTAAACGTGCCGCTCGTGAAAATACCACCGAGCGCGACATTGCCGATACCTATATTCAAGCCTTTTACGATGATATGGACGCGTTGCGTATTCAACGTGCCGACCATGAGCCCAAGGCTACGGAATTTGTCCAGGAAATGATCGACCTGGCTGCGACCCTTATCGAAAGAGGTCATGCCTACGCGACCCCGTCCGGCGATGTATATTTCCGTGTTCGTTCTTTTGATGGGTATGGAAAACTCTCGGGCCGCAATATCGAAGAAATGCGTTCCGGGGCGCGCATCGCACCTGGCGAAGAAAAAGAAGACCCGCTCGATTTCGCATTATGGAAAGGCGCTAAACCGGGTGAACCCACGTGGGAAAGCCCCTGGGGCCCCGGTCGTCCGGGATGGCACCTGGAATGCTCGGCCATGAGTGAAAAACTTCTCGGTATTCCGTTTGACATTCATGGTGGTGGTCAGGATTTGCTCTTTCCGCACCATGAAAACGAACTGGCTCAATCCGAAGCCGCCACCGGCAAAGAGTTTGCCCGCTTTTGGGTGCACAATGGGTTTGTACAGATCAACTCCGAAAAGATGTCCAAATCGCTGGGCAACTTCATCACAATTCGTGACATCTTCAAGCTGTACCTTCCCGAAGTATTACGCTTTTTCCTGCTGACAACGCATTACCGCAGCCCACTGGACTATTCCGACGCGGCCTTGTCTGAAGCGGAGAAAGGCATCAAACGTATTTATCAAACACTGGCCGCCATTGACGAAGCCTCCAAGCGTACCAAATGGTCCGGTACCCCGCTTCCCGACGACATGCGCCAAGAGTACGAGACGCACAAAGCCGCGATCACCGAGTCGCTTGAAGACGATCTCAACACGGCAGCAGCATTGGGTCACATTTTCAGCCTTGTCCGCTTGGCCGGGCGTATTCTTGATGACAAAGCACTCAAGAAAAGTGGACAAGCCAAAGATCTCACGCTGGAAATCCGCGACACAATCCGTGGTCTTGCCGATGTCTTCGCGGTCTTCGACACTCCGCCGGCCGAATTTTTGGAAAATCTCAAATCCAGCCGGGCGAAACGCCACAACATTGACCCGGCAGCGGTCGAAGCGCTGATTCAAAAACGCCAAGACGCCCGGAAAGCCAAAGACTTTGCCGCATCCGACGCCATCCGCGATGAGCTTGCCGCCATGCATGTCGAAGTTAAAGACACGCCGGAAGGAACGGTTTGGGATGTAATGTAA
- the ispD gene encoding 2-C-methyl-D-erythritol 4-phosphate cytidylyltransferase, giving the protein MSVWGIILAAGQGSRLKEAGLAVRKQFIEYENAPLFWRSARTFAMCPALSGLVFVFPPEEFNSAQQTVNDLFAKEDLGLPYLVTAGGVRRQDSVENGMNTSPKDADVLLVHDAARPFFSPRIVTDLLTAIENGAHAAVPAIPVKDTVKVVHDDVIETTLQRSHLAAVQTPQAVRRPSLLKAFAKVKQDDFDVTDDASLIEHLGLKAVIVPGDERNIKITTPEDLELLRPKDDPMELRLPRVGYGYDVHRYADPDAVSRTPPRPMKLGTVPIPGAPAVLAHSDGDVLLHALADALLGCLVQGDIGHHFPDSDPAYDNMESAVFISEIMESINTRKMTIHHVDLTIICQIPKVGPHRANIQKNVARLLEIGPGCVNVKATTEEGLGFTGEKKGIKAVALVTVLA; this is encoded by the coding sequence ATGTCCGTTTGGGGCATTATCCTGGCAGCCGGGCAAGGCTCACGCCTCAAAGAAGCCGGTCTCGCCGTTCGAAAACAGTTTATCGAATATGAAAATGCGCCCCTTTTTTGGCGCTCGGCCCGAACCTTCGCCATGTGTCCGGCTTTGTCTGGTCTCGTATTCGTTTTTCCTCCCGAAGAATTCAATAGCGCACAACAAACCGTGAACGATCTGTTTGCCAAAGAAGATCTCGGGTTACCGTATCTTGTGACAGCCGGTGGCGTACGTCGCCAGGACTCTGTCGAAAACGGGATGAACACGTCACCGAAAGATGCAGATGTGCTGCTGGTTCATGACGCGGCCCGTCCGTTTTTCAGTCCACGTATTGTCACCGATCTTCTCACGGCTATTGAAAACGGGGCACACGCCGCTGTTCCGGCGATTCCCGTCAAAGATACCGTCAAGGTTGTCCACGACGACGTCATTGAAACAACCCTGCAGCGATCGCATCTTGCTGCCGTACAAACCCCACAAGCCGTACGCCGCCCCTCGCTGCTCAAGGCCTTTGCGAAGGTCAAACAAGATGATTTCGACGTGACAGACGATGCATCGCTCATCGAACATCTTGGCCTGAAAGCCGTGATTGTTCCCGGTGATGAAAGAAACATCAAAATCACCACCCCCGAAGATTTGGAATTGCTTCGCCCGAAGGACGATCCTATGGAACTCCGCTTGCCTCGTGTCGGATATGGCTATGATGTCCACCGATATGCCGACCCCGATGCTGTTTCACGCACCCCGCCTCGACCGATGAAACTTGGAACCGTGCCCATTCCCGGAGCCCCCGCCGTTCTGGCACACTCGGACGGGGACGTCCTCTTACACGCTTTGGCCGATGCTCTTCTTGGATGTCTGGTTCAAGGCGATATCGGTCATCATTTTCCCGACTCCGACCCGGCTTATGATAACATGGAAAGCGCGGTGTTCATTTCCGAGATTATGGAAAGCATCAACACCCGCAAAATGACGATTCACCATGTGGATCTCACTATTATCTGTCAAATACCTAAAGTTGGCCCGCACAGAGCCAATATTCAAAAAAATGTGGCCCGGCTCCTTGAAATCGGGCCGGGCTGTGTCAATGTCAAAGCAACGACAGAAGAAGGCCTTGGTTTTACCGGTGAAAAAAAAGGCATCAAGGCCGTTGCCCTTGTCACGGTTCTGGCGTAA
- a CDS encoding N-acetyltransferase, with protein MDNIIPSVYLRKARVQDVRQIHALLMHCAGKQQLLPRSFNSLYSHVRDFYVVASREGSTVYGCCALSISWEDLAEIRSLAVSEECQRRGLGSKLVEACLSEAVTLGIYRVFTLTYEAAFFARHGFVETAKEAMPQKVWADCINCPKFPECDETAMIMDM; from the coding sequence ATGGATAACATCATTCCCAGTGTCTATTTGCGAAAAGCCAGAGTGCAGGATGTACGACAAATTCATGCCTTGCTGATGCATTGTGCCGGTAAACAGCAGCTGCTTCCGAGGTCGTTTAATAGTCTCTATAGCCATGTCCGCGATTTTTATGTGGTGGCATCACGCGAGGGAAGTACTGTTTATGGATGTTGTGCGTTGTCCATCTCGTGGGAAGATCTCGCCGAAATTCGGTCCTTGGCTGTTTCGGAAGAGTGCCAACGCAGAGGCCTCGGCTCCAAACTGGTTGAGGCTTGTCTGAGTGAAGCTGTCACGTTGGGTATTTACCGCGTTTTTACCTTGACGTATGAAGCGGCTTTTTTTGCGCGTCATGGATTTGTCGAAACGGCAAAAGAAGCTATGCCACAAAAGGTTTGGGCCGATTGCATCAACTGTCCGAAATTTCCGGAATGTGATGAAACGGCTATGATAATGGATATGTAG
- the hpt gene encoding hypoxanthine phosphoribosyltransferase, whose product MGEHTRQVMYSREEIAARVAELGREISEYYKDKQCVMVGVLNGVIVFYADLLRSMSFCPEVDFVRVKSYGAKDTPDEIVTFTKDVEVDIQGKDLLLVEDIVDSGQTIDFLRRIFLERGPRSVKICALLDKTGRRRVDVPVDFYGFRLEDGFVIGYGLDFAEDYRHLKDIEEIVKF is encoded by the coding sequence GTGGGAGAGCATACCAGGCAGGTTATGTACAGCCGTGAAGAGATTGCTGCTCGTGTGGCCGAGTTGGGCCGCGAGATTTCAGAGTATTATAAGGATAAGCAGTGCGTCATGGTTGGCGTCCTCAATGGCGTCATTGTCTTTTACGCCGATTTGCTTCGCAGCATGTCTTTTTGTCCGGAAGTCGATTTTGTGCGTGTCAAGAGCTATGGAGCCAAAGATACACCCGATGAAATCGTCACCTTTACCAAGGATGTCGAAGTCGATATACAAGGCAAAGATTTGCTTTTGGTTGAAGACATCGTCGATTCCGGGCAAACAATCGATTTTTTAAGACGGATTTTTCTCGAACGCGGCCCTCGTAGCGTCAAAATTTGCGCATTGCTTGACAAAACTGGCCGGCGACGAGTCGATGTGCCTGTTGATTTTTATGGGTTTCGGCTCGAAGACGGGTTCGTCATTGGCTATGGGCTGGACTTTGCTGAAGATTACAGGCATTTGAAGGACATCGAAGAGATCGTGAAATTCTAA
- a CDS encoding TlpA family protein disulfide reductase: MKKYCVCVMFTVMLALAGLVAPLQARAADTLGLEELIDLISDARGKVVLVNFWASWCGPCRFEIPEIIKLRSRYSESELLIVGVSIDESRPMYEAFLQRTPFNYPVYLAGPGTAGAFGVNVVPKMLVYNKQGEQIVSHNGFMGAEDLEDVVEKNING; encoded by the coding sequence ATGAAGAAATATTGTGTTTGCGTGATGTTTACGGTCATGCTTGCGCTTGCCGGCCTTGTTGCTCCGTTGCAAGCTCGTGCAGCTGATACTCTTGGCTTGGAAGAACTGATTGATTTGATCAGCGATGCACGAGGTAAAGTTGTGCTTGTCAATTTCTGGGCGTCGTGGTGCGGACCGTGCCGATTCGAGATCCCGGAAATTATAAAGTTACGGAGCCGATATTCGGAAAGTGAACTGCTTATTGTTGGTGTTTCCATTGACGAAAGCAGACCGATGTACGAAGCATTTTTGCAAAGAACACCGTTCAATTATCCGGTATATCTGGCCGGACCGGGAACCGCCGGTGCATTTGGGGTGAATGTTGTCCCCAAAATGTTAGTTTACAACAAACAAGGTGAACAGATCGTCAGCCACAACGGTTTTATGGGGGCAGAAGATCTGGAAGACGTGGTGGAAAAAAATATCAATGGATAA
- a CDS encoding DUF3426 domain-containing protein, with protein sequence MIVTCPNCNTKYNLPDGKIGPKGLPVRCARCKHVFHVDQHGQTSSPEASAPQEPSKPAASSTPKAPKKPAPPPPPPPVEDDEPEEDETDLFAGLDDEPEEESQAPSPEDNEADDLFGPSDDEEEEPQAPSFEDSETDDLFGPSDDEEDDVIDEDEKAAPAKGGFSLEDDDTGFDLDAKKKDKKESSGGGIKKLLLLGGILLLILALTAGALFYLGLIPGLVGEEMTQEESVMEEQAQTDVGSEAPAPKATAQASESLDVSKIVLQNVRQYYVKNEKIGQLFVIEGNAKNQFQASKELIELEANLFDGNGASVASKKVMGGNTVSLFQLQVMTKEELENALNSQVGVLTNNTDVKPEQEVPFMIVFFDIPENVQEYQVKVISAKNPAS encoded by the coding sequence ATGATCGTGACCTGCCCGAACTGCAATACGAAATACAATCTGCCCGATGGGAAGATTGGTCCGAAGGGGTTACCTGTACGGTGCGCCCGCTGTAAACATGTTTTTCATGTTGATCAGCATGGGCAGACCTCTTCTCCCGAGGCCTCAGCGCCTCAAGAGCCGTCTAAACCGGCTGCTTCATCGACGCCAAAAGCACCTAAAAAGCCAGCTCCGCCACCTCCTCCACCGCCTGTGGAAGACGATGAGCCGGAAGAGGACGAAACCGATCTCTTTGCAGGCTTGGATGATGAACCGGAAGAAGAATCGCAGGCTCCTTCTCCTGAAGACAATGAAGCCGATGACCTCTTCGGTCCAAGTGATGATGAGGAAGAAGAGCCCCAGGCTCCTTCTTTTGAAGATAGTGAAACTGATGACCTCTTCGGTCCAAGTGACGATGAGGAAGACGACGTCATTGATGAGGATGAAAAAGCCGCTCCTGCCAAGGGAGGCTTCAGCCTTGAGGATGATGATACCGGTTTCGATCTTGATGCGAAGAAGAAAGACAAAAAAGAAAGCAGTGGCGGAGGGATTAAAAAACTTCTGCTCCTGGGTGGCATTTTGTTGCTTATTCTGGCTTTGACAGCCGGAGCGTTGTTCTATCTTGGGCTTATTCCTGGACTTGTCGGTGAAGAAATGACGCAGGAAGAGTCGGTGATGGAAGAACAAGCACAGACGGACGTCGGCTCCGAAGCGCCGGCTCCAAAAGCAACAGCCCAAGCGAGTGAATCGCTTGATGTATCCAAAATTGTACTGCAGAACGTGCGCCAGTACTATGTGAAGAATGAAAAGATCGGTCAGCTTTTTGTTATCGAAGGCAATGCCAAGAATCAGTTTCAGGCGTCGAAAGAACTTATTGAACTTGAGGCGAACCTGTTTGACGGCAATGGAGCCAGTGTTGCGTCGAAAAAAGTGATGGGTGGGAACACCGTTTCGCTCTTCCAGCTTCAAGTCATGACGAAAGAAGAGCTGGAGAATGCGCTCAACTCGCAAGTTGGGGTGCTCACTAACAACACCGACGTCAAGCCGGAACAAGAAGTACCCTTTATGATCGTATTCTTCGACATCCCCGAGAACGTCCAAGAATATCAAGTGAAAGTCATCAGCGCCAAGAATCCGGCGTCGTAA
- a CDS encoding sigma-70 family RNA polymerase sigma factor, translating into MTKSHDDAAVVDEVELLDLEDDSETTTSKPDDDDFSLPAPRGGNKPATQDGLQLYLKEIGRFPMLEPEEEFELSRRVHDFNDQDAAFRLISSHLRLVVKIAMDFQRRWMQNVLDLIQEGNVGLMRAVQKFDPDKGIKFSYYAAYWIKAYILKYIMDNWRLVKIGTTQAQRKLFYNLNKERQRLQVQGFDPTASNLSQSLNVSEADIVEMDQRLSGNDLSLDVSLGEDSGTTRLDFLPALTPGIEELLAKDEISDLLEQHVRKMMPSLNEKECDILQKRILSDSPLTLREIGDEYGITRERVRQIEARLLQKLREYFTENIEDFSDDWIKHDA; encoded by the coding sequence ATGACAAAATCACACGACGACGCCGCCGTGGTTGACGAAGTCGAACTTCTTGATCTCGAAGATGATTCCGAGACGACCACGTCCAAACCCGACGACGATGACTTCTCCCTCCCCGCCCCTCGCGGTGGGAACAAGCCGGCTACACAAGACGGCCTGCAATTGTATTTGAAAGAAATCGGACGATTTCCCATGCTCGAACCCGAAGAGGAGTTCGAACTGTCCCGTCGTGTTCACGACTTCAACGACCAAGATGCCGCTTTTCGACTTATCTCATCTCATTTACGGCTCGTGGTCAAAATCGCCATGGACTTTCAGCGCCGTTGGATGCAAAACGTCCTTGACCTTATTCAGGAAGGCAACGTTGGTCTCATGCGAGCGGTCCAAAAATTTGATCCAGACAAAGGGATCAAATTCTCATATTACGCCGCGTATTGGATCAAGGCCTACATCCTGAAGTACATCATGGATAATTGGAGGCTCGTCAAAATCGGGACCACACAAGCACAACGCAAACTGTTCTACAATTTGAACAAAGAGCGTCAAAGGCTTCAGGTCCAAGGCTTTGACCCCACCGCATCCAATCTCTCTCAAAGTCTCAATGTCAGCGAAGCTGATATTGTCGAGATGGATCAGCGGTTAAGCGGAAATGATCTCTCTTTAGATGTTTCCCTAGGCGAAGACTCGGGCACGACCCGACTCGACTTCCTTCCCGCGTTGACTCCCGGGATTGAAGAACTCCTCGCCAAGGACGAGATCTCCGACCTCCTGGAGCAGCACGTCCGCAAAATGATGCCAAGCCTCAATGAAAAAGAGTGCGATATTCTTCAAAAGCGCATTCTTTCGGATTCACCCCTGACATTACGTGAAATCGGGGATGAATATGGCATAACACGAGAGCGTGTACGACAGATTGAGGCCAGACTTCTCCAGAAGCTGCGAGAATATTTCACTGAAAATATCGAAGATTTTTCTGATGACTGGATCAAACATGACGCATGA
- a CDS encoding homocysteine S-methyltransferase family protein, translating into MNTFRSLLQSDTILVFDGAMGTLLQKRGLPPGSSPEAFGLARPDIIEDIHRQYIDAGSMVVTANTFGGTRFKLPADIDPTALNRAMAETAKKAVAGRALVAGSIGPTGHFVKPLGDVTMRELVAAFKEQITGLVQGGADLLVAETHFDLAELKAVILAAREVCDLPIVTCMTFEEGASLTGTPPRTYLDTMQNLGVDMIGINCGMGPQGMMPLVREWLEAIEIPFFVKPNAGIPKLVDGQTVFDLGPEEFAEQTEAFVDLGAKALSGCCGTSPEHIGALAKRLAKRNWTPPTADTPVWLSATSRFASAHLGFGCKSVLIGERINPTGKKVLTEELQQGRFTEALRLAKEQVELGAGILDVNAGAAMADEVSLLPGLSLELMSRFHTPLCFDSNNKDAIIEALWTYPASALVNSISGEPGRMETLGPVCKQHGAPFVLLPLIGRKLPESTKERLDIIEKLLVQAEALGIPKRLILVDALALTVSSKPDAAVSCLETIRHCREVWKLPTVLGLSNISFGLPARELINAEFLTMCMAAGLSACIANPSSETLRRSAAVSEVLLGRDRQAESFIANYADWTPTSGSGASGTGSAKGTASSAKKADTIKQAVIKGDKDAIVPLVQAALENGVSAKSLLNEELIPGIMDVGEKYERKEYFLPQLLLSAEVMRSGFHIVKPLLGEDGDVEKKATVIMATVEGDIHDIGKNIVCLMLGNHGFDVIDLGKDVSAESIVDAAQQHGARLIGLSALMTTTMVRMKDTIDLLRQRGLDTKVMIGGAVITAAFCEAIEADGFATDAVSAVKTAERLTQLQ; encoded by the coding sequence TTGAATACATTCCGTTCGCTTTTGCAGTCTGATACCATTCTTGTTTTTGATGGAGCCATGGGAACACTCTTGCAAAAACGAGGCCTTCCTCCTGGAAGTTCCCCTGAGGCTTTTGGTCTGGCTCGGCCAGATATCATTGAAGACATCCATCGACAATATATTGACGCTGGTTCCATGGTCGTTACGGCTAATACGTTTGGCGGGACACGATTCAAGCTGCCCGCGGATATCGACCCGACCGCTTTGAACCGAGCTATGGCCGAAACGGCAAAAAAAGCCGTTGCCGGTCGGGCTCTCGTTGCGGGCAGTATCGGGCCAACTGGTCATTTCGTCAAACCGCTTGGTGATGTGACAATGCGCGAGCTGGTTGCCGCGTTCAAAGAGCAAATAACGGGCCTTGTTCAGGGTGGGGCGGATTTGCTTGTTGCGGAAACCCATTTTGATTTGGCGGAACTCAAGGCTGTTATCTTGGCCGCCCGAGAAGTATGTGATCTTCCCATCGTCACCTGCATGACCTTCGAAGAAGGGGCGAGCCTGACCGGAACGCCTCCTCGAACCTATCTTGACACTATGCAGAATCTCGGGGTGGACATGATTGGCATCAACTGTGGCATGGGGCCACAGGGAATGATGCCGCTTGTCCGGGAATGGCTTGAGGCCATTGAAATTCCGTTCTTTGTCAAACCTAATGCGGGTATTCCCAAGCTTGTTGATGGTCAGACCGTTTTCGATCTTGGACCCGAAGAGTTTGCCGAACAAACCGAAGCATTCGTCGATCTCGGCGCCAAGGCGTTGTCCGGATGTTGCGGGACGTCGCCTGAACATATTGGTGCATTGGCCAAACGCCTGGCTAAAAGAAACTGGACACCGCCGACTGCCGACACTCCCGTCTGGTTATCCGCGACGTCACGATTTGCCTCCGCGCATTTGGGTTTTGGATGCAAAAGTGTTCTCATCGGTGAACGCATAAATCCTACCGGTAAGAAGGTGTTGACGGAAGAGTTACAGCAAGGGCGGTTTACCGAAGCACTTCGGCTTGCCAAAGAGCAGGTTGAGCTTGGAGCCGGAATACTCGATGTCAATGCCGGTGCGGCCATGGCCGATGAAGTTTCTCTTCTGCCGGGGTTGTCACTCGAACTGATGAGCCGCTTCCATACTCCATTGTGTTTCGACTCCAATAATAAGGATGCCATTATCGAAGCATTGTGGACGTATCCGGCTTCGGCACTGGTCAATTCGATCAGTGGTGAACCCGGTCGCATGGAAACACTTGGACCGGTCTGTAAACAACACGGTGCGCCGTTTGTCTTGCTACCGCTCATTGGGAGAAAATTACCGGAATCGACCAAAGAGCGACTTGATATTATTGAAAAGTTGCTTGTCCAGGCCGAGGCTTTGGGTATTCCAAAACGGTTGATTCTTGTAGACGCTCTTGCGTTGACGGTGTCGTCTAAACCCGATGCGGCGGTGAGTTGTTTGGAAACGATCCGTCATTGTCGTGAAGTTTGGAAGTTACCGACTGTTCTCGGGCTGTCGAATATTTCGTTTGGATTGCCGGCACGCGAACTCATCAACGCCGAATTTTTGACGATGTGTATGGCTGCGGGCTTGTCTGCCTGTATTGCCAACCCGAGTTCGGAGACATTGCGTCGATCCGCTGCAGTTTCGGAAGTACTGCTTGGTCGAGATCGGCAGGCAGAATCCTTTATAGCCAACTACGCAGATTGGACGCCTACCTCAGGATCCGGTGCTTCGGGAACGGGATCAGCCAAAGGCACTGCTTCTTCGGCGAAAAAAGCCGATACAATCAAGCAGGCCGTTATCAAAGGTGACAAAGACGCCATTGTCCCTCTTGTCCAAGCCGCTTTGGAAAATGGTGTTTCGGCAAAATCCTTGCTGAATGAGGAACTTATCCCCGGAATTATGGATGTTGGCGAAAAGTATGAACGAAAGGAATACTTTTTGCCTCAGCTGCTGCTGTCGGCGGAAGTCATGCGTTCCGGGTTCCATATCGTGAAACCACTGCTTGGAGAAGATGGTGATGTCGAGAAAAAGGCGACGGTCATCATGGCAACGGTCGAAGGCGATATTCATGATATTGGGAAAAATATTGTTTGTCTCATGCTCGGCAACCACGGTTTCGATGTCATTGATTTAGGAAAAGATGTGTCGGCTGAAAGCATTGTGGATGCTGCACAGCAGCATGGTGCACGACTGATCGGGCTGTCTGCGCTCATGACGACAACCATGGTCCGCATGAAAGATACGATAGACCTGCTTCGTCAACGTGGCCTTGATACCAAGGTAATGATCGGCGGAGCCGTTATTACTGCAGCATTTTGTGAGGCTATTGAAGCGGACGGTTTTGCCACTGATGCTGTTTCCGCCGTCAAGACCGCCGAACGTTTGACGCAGTTGCAATAA